A window of Mycolicibacterium madagascariense genomic DNA:
GACGTGGAAGTCCCCGACCGGTTTGCCGGTCGCGTTGTTTTGGCCGGCCTCCGACATGTAGAACGCCGTCGATGGGGGGAGCAGGACCAGTAGTTGCTCGAGGGCGGGTCGGTAGGTGAGCAGCACTTGTCCGACGGTGGTGAGGTTGGCCAACAGGATCGGCAGGGTCGGTTTGATCTGGTCGAGCAGGGCCGTGGCCTCGTCGAGCGCGCCCGGACCGGTGGACAGGATTCGTCGCAGGGGTGGGTCGTCGGTGACGAGCTGGTCGGTCACGTCGGCCAGGTCGTGCGTCCACTGACGGAGGTCATCGGCGCTGCGGAGCTGTCCTTGCAGGACGGGGCGGGAATCGTCGATGAGGTGGCCCGCTCGGGCGGAGGCCGAGCGCAGGTCGGCGGCCGCGCGGGAGGAGGAGTCGATGAGGGTGGCCAGGTCGGGTCCGGCGCCGTCGAACGCCGTCGAGGTTTCGGTCAACAGTCTCTTGATCTGGTCTTGGGGCAGGCTGCCCAGGAACGCGCTGAGGTGGTCCACCATGGGTCCGACGGGCTGGGGAAGTACGACGTCTTGGCGTCCGATGACCGACCCGTCGTGCAGGTAGGGCGGGTTGTCGCTGCGCGGACGCAGGTCCACGTACTGCTCGCCGATGGCCGACACGCTGCGGACGGCGGCTTGCAGATTGGCGGGGACGTGTGCGGAGGCGTTCAGTGACAAGGTCGCCGTGGCGCCGGTGCGGTCGACGTCGACGCCGCTGACCTGTCCGATCTCCACTCCGCGGTAGGTGACGTTGGCCCGCGGGTAGAGCCCGGAGGCGTTGGGCATCTGCACGCGGACGGTGATGCGGCCGACGTCGACCAGGGTGGGCAGTCGCAGGTAGACCACCGCCATCACGATCAAGCCGACTGTTGAGGTGATCGCGAAGATCACCAGCTGGATGCGCACCAATCTGGACAGCATCTAACTGCCGCCCGTCGGGGGTGGTGGGGCAGGGATGGCGCCGTCGGGTGGGTTGGTCGACGGCGGGGTGGTGGTGGTGTCGGGCGGGTGGGCCGGTGGTGGGGCGAGGCCGGCGCCGAGGGGATCCTTGGAGTAGTAGGCGTCATAGCCTTCGTCGCCGGGTGCGGGCACCAGAGGGATGTTGGGGTCACCGAAACGGGTGCCCACGCCCAGTCCGCGCTTGAGTCGTTCCCGGGTGAGGTCCAGGGTGACGAACAGGTTCATGTAG
This region includes:
- a CDS encoding MCE family protein translates to MLSRLVRIQLVIFAITSTVGLIVMAVVYLRLPTLVDVGRITVRVQMPNASGLYPRANVTYRGVEIGQVSGVDVDRTGATATLSLNASAHVPANLQAAVRSVSAIGEQYVDLRPRSDNPPYLHDGSVIGRQDVVLPQPVGPMVDHLSAFLGSLPQDQIKRLLTETSTAFDGAGPDLATLIDSSSRAAADLRSASARAGHLIDDSRPVLQGQLRSADDLRQWTHDLADVTDQLVTDDPPLRRILSTGPGALDEATALLDQIKPTLPILLANLTTVGQVLLTYRPALEQLLVLLPPSTAFYMSEAGQNNATGKPVGDFHVSISDPPACTVGFLPPSAWRNPDDTSEVDTPDGLYCKLPQDSPISVRGARNYPCMAVPGKFAPTVEECSSDKPFQPLALRQHALGPYPLDPNLISQGIPPDQRVTPRDHTYAPVQGTPLPPGATPSGTPPGPNEGPPIPTTPPPAPSPATPPGPADTTADSPPAPNAEPAPAPNAADVAPSAFHQDPTSPSVATARYDPKTGRYATPDGQAFTQTNVTSAPPHDWRSVILPTGS